From Oscillatoria sp. FACHB-1406, the proteins below share one genomic window:
- the hisIE gene encoding bifunctional phosphoribosyl-AMP cyclohydrolase/phosphoribosyl-ATP diphosphatase HisIE: protein MSTVSPSSLDRAIPLDRIRYNEQGLVPAIAQDYLDGTVLMMAWMNRESLEKTLQTGEMWYWSRSRQELWHKGATSGHLQKVRSLRYDCDSDAILVAIEQIGDIACHTGERSCFHQVGEGKEAPPANTLSGLYETIRDRRDNPLETSYTCKLFNGGDNKILKKIGEEAAEVVMACKDDDKSAIASEVADLFYHALVAMAHHNVELRDVYRVLEERSK, encoded by the coding sequence ATGTCTACTGTTTCCCCGTCAAGTCTCGATCGCGCCATTCCCCTCGATCGCATCCGCTACAACGAACAAGGTTTAGTTCCAGCGATCGCGCAGGATTACCTCGATGGTACGGTGCTAATGATGGCCTGGATGAATCGAGAATCCCTGGAGAAAACGCTGCAAACGGGGGAAATGTGGTACTGGAGCCGCTCGCGCCAAGAATTGTGGCATAAGGGGGCAACTTCCGGACACCTCCAAAAGGTGCGATCGCTGCGTTACGATTGCGATAGCGATGCGATTTTGGTCGCGATCGAACAAATCGGCGATATCGCTTGTCATACGGGCGAGCGCAGTTGTTTCCATCAAGTCGGGGAGGGGAAAGAAGCGCCGCCAGCCAATACGTTATCGGGATTGTACGAAACAATTCGCGATCGCCGCGATAATCCCCTCGAAACGTCTTACACCTGCAAGTTATTCAACGGCGGCGATAACAAAATCTTGAAAAAAATTGGGGAAGAAGCCGCAGAAGTGGTGATGGCTTGTAAGGATGACGATAAAAGCGCGATCGCTTCCGAAGTCGCCGATTTGTTTTATCACGCCCTCGTCGCGATGGCACACCATAACGTTGAATTGCGGGATGTTTATCGCGTCTTAGAAGAACGAAGTAAATAA
- a CDS encoding molybdenum cofactor biosynthesis protein MoaE → MIPSLADSKIVERNAFRITFAPLSLEEAYGLADNASNGAVVVMSGTVRNKTDGKSVAFLEYQAYEPMALEIFRKIAAEIQVTWPSTNRVIIHHRVGKLQIGEISVLVAVGCPHRGEAFEACRYAIDTLKHNAPIWKKEHWQDGSSEWVSIGACETQP, encoded by the coding sequence ATGATTCCCTCTCTTGCCGACTCCAAAATTGTAGAAAGAAACGCCTTTCGCATTACGTTTGCCCCCCTTTCCTTAGAAGAAGCGTATGGGTTAGCGGATAATGCAAGTAATGGGGCAGTTGTCGTAATGAGCGGTACGGTTCGTAATAAAACTGATGGAAAATCCGTCGCTTTTTTGGAATATCAAGCCTACGAACCGATGGCGTTAGAAATATTCCGCAAAATTGCCGCAGAAATTCAAGTAACCTGGCCGAGTACCAATCGAGTGATTATTCACCATCGCGTTGGGAAACTTCAAATTGGCGAAATTAGCGTTTTGGTGGCGGTTGGTTGTCCCCATCGCGGTGAAGCGTTTGAAGCGTGTCGTTACGCAATTGATACGCTCAAGCATAATGCCCCGATTTGGAAAAAGGAACATTGGCAAGATGGTTCGAGCGAGTGGGTGAGTATTGGTGCGTGCGAAACTCAGCCCTAA
- a CDS encoding glycosyltransferase, producing MTKILILYSSLGSGHISAAKALEEAFARFPEVTVTSEDALDYASPIYRSAVTQAYKQLSEKAPQLYKAFYEGSDTADLEKSLDNNLAWAKIERLFFRKLGQLVRDLDPDVIVCVQQIPSRFLQLLEQEDKLSKPQYVVITDIIAHSTWINYGVDGYFLPNKLGANLLIQRGVNPDILHVTGIPIKLEIMEPKTKEEVRSRLNLPLDAPVITLFGGGLNSRRVRAMVVDLLATLPSGTLIVGAGRNEDLLEALEEVESSPTVELRKLGLIDSVDDLIVASDVAIAKAGGLISSEILARGTPTVIVDPIPGQEEQNADAIAAAGAGVQLRLLEMVAPAVRYLLEHPERLQEMRKSALEIGQPRAALNIAECILNDWRSRNNE from the coding sequence ATGACCAAAATCCTCATTCTCTATTCCTCCCTCGGTTCGGGACATATCAGCGCGGCGAAGGCACTGGAGGAAGCTTTTGCTCGTTTTCCTGAAGTGACGGTGACGAGTGAAGATGCTCTCGATTATGCCAGTCCGATCTATCGCAGTGCAGTTACCCAAGCTTACAAGCAATTAAGCGAGAAAGCGCCGCAGTTATACAAAGCGTTTTATGAAGGCAGCGATACGGCGGATTTGGAAAAATCCCTCGATAATAACCTCGCTTGGGCAAAAATCGAACGTCTTTTCTTTAGGAAATTGGGTCAGTTGGTACGAGATCTAGACCCCGATGTTATTGTTTGCGTCCAACAAATTCCCAGTCGTTTTCTGCAATTATTGGAACAAGAAGATAAGCTTTCTAAACCGCAATATGTCGTTATTACCGATATCATTGCCCACAGCACTTGGATTAATTACGGTGTTGATGGCTATTTTTTGCCGAATAAATTGGGAGCTAATTTGTTGATTCAACGTGGCGTAAATCCCGATATTCTCCACGTTACCGGGATTCCCATCAAGCTGGAGATTATGGAACCAAAAACGAAGGAAGAGGTGCGATCGCGTCTCAATCTTCCCTTAGATGCTCCCGTTATAACCCTTTTTGGCGGCGGACTCAATTCCCGTCGAGTTCGCGCTATGGTTGTGGATTTGCTAGCGACTTTGCCTTCGGGAACGTTAATCGTGGGGGCGGGGCGCAATGAGGATTTGTTGGAGGCCTTGGAAGAAGTTGAAAGCAGTCCGACGGTGGAGTTACGCAAGCTTGGGCTTATCGATTCGGTTGACGATTTGATAGTCGCAAGCGATGTAGCGATCGCGAAGGCGGGCGGACTGATTAGCAGCGAAATCTTGGCACGCGGTACGCCGACGGTAATTGTGGATCCGATTCCGGGACAAGAAGAACAGAATGCCGACGCGATCGCGGCAGCAGGGGCAGGCGTACAATTGCGATTATTAGAAATGGTTGCCCCAGCAGTTCGTTATTTGCTCGAACATCCAGAACGCCTTCAGGAGATGCGAAAATCTGCCCTCGAAATCGGGCAACCTCGCGCTGCGTTGAATATTGCTGAGTGCATTCTTAATGATTGGCGATCGCGGAATAATGAATAG
- a CDS encoding SRPBCC family protein — protein MPALSAWTQYQQTALLRGEIILNAQSHTAWGGACTASMYLPMARLLVWQQVTNYPRWVHYFPDIVESRVLPEAEGLTSGYKRLYQTARKAFLMLAVEVEIYLKAIEVVQQQIQFRMEKGSFVDFSADLKLEDFENGTLLSYSVAATPLIPVPGLLIQQAMHFDLPTNMRKMRQVLCDRA, from the coding sequence ATGCCTGCACTTTCCGCCTGGACTCAATATCAACAAACCGCCCTCCTGAGAGGAGAAATTATTTTGAACGCGCAGTCCCATACAGCTTGGGGTGGCGCTTGTACGGCGAGTATGTATCTGCCGATGGCGCGATTGCTCGTTTGGCAGCAAGTTACGAACTATCCGCGTTGGGTTCACTACTTCCCCGATATCGTCGAAAGTCGGGTTTTACCGGAAGCCGAAGGTTTGACTTCTGGGTACAAGCGATTGTATCAAACGGCTCGCAAAGCTTTTCTGATGCTGGCGGTTGAGGTGGAAATTTACCTCAAAGCGATCGAAGTTGTCCAGCAGCAAATCCAATTTCGCATGGAAAAAGGAAGTTTCGTCGATTTCAGCGCCGATCTCAAGTTAGAAGACTTTGAGAACGGCACTCTCCTATCCTACAGCGTTGCTGCTACTCCCTTAATCCCCGTCCCCGGACTGTTGATTCAGCAAGCGATGCACTTCGATTTACCCACGAATATGCGGAAAATGCGTCAGGTTTTGTGCGATCGCGCTTAG
- a CDS encoding metallophosphoesterase family protein, producing the protein MTKRRIFIGDVHGYYDALMQLLDAIAPTAEDMIYFVGDLIDRGPDSDRVVEFVMSNNCPCLLGNHEQMFLDVLEEPDLPHHIRQSWLYSGGQATLDSYGDRGIPPEHFEWLKNLPAYLDLGDIWLVHAGVHPQMPLEEQTIEQFCWIRDEFHYMVEPFFPDKLIIAGHTITFTLPGVQPGKLARGCGWLDIDTGAYHHQSGWLTGFDYTNQQVYQVNTLTDRQRVLPLEEVVTKVHPLKLLGGRRGLRYSRS; encoded by the coding sequence ATGACAAAGCGTCGAATTTTTATTGGAGATGTGCATGGTTACTACGATGCACTCATGCAGTTACTAGATGCGATCGCACCCACTGCGGAGGATATGATTTACTTTGTGGGCGACTTAATCGATCGCGGCCCGGACAGCGATCGAGTTGTAGAATTCGTGATGTCAAATAACTGTCCTTGTTTGCTCGGCAACCACGAACAAATGTTTCTCGATGTCCTAGAAGAGCCAGATTTGCCCCATCACATTCGTCAATCCTGGCTCTACAGCGGCGGTCAAGCCACCCTCGACAGTTACGGCGATCGCGGAATTCCGCCCGAACATTTTGAATGGCTAAAAAATCTGCCCGCCTACCTAGATTTAGGCGATATTTGGCTAGTTCATGCAGGCGTGCATCCGCAAATGCCCCTCGAAGAGCAAACTATCGAACAGTTTTGCTGGATTCGCGATGAATTTCATTACATGGTCGAACCCTTTTTCCCAGACAAACTAATTATCGCCGGTCATACGATCACCTTTACCCTCCCCGGCGTTCAGCCTGGAAAATTAGCGCGCGGTTGCGGTTGGCTCGATATCGATACAGGGGCTTATCACCACCAAAGCGGCTGGCTGACGGGTTTTGACTATACCAATCAACAAGTCTATCAAGTCAATACGCTGACGGATCGGCAGCGCGTTCTCCCCTTAGAAGAAGTCGTAACCAAAGTTCATCCCCTTAAGCTTTTAGGAGGGCGGCGAGGATTACGTTATAGCCGCTCGTAA
- the miaE gene encoding tRNA isopentenyl-2-thiomethyl-A-37 hydroxylase MiaE, with the protein MTYSTAVKINILQQPTSGAWVEQAIANLDEVLLDHSHCERKAAATALNLMFRYPAREELVRQLTAIAREELEHFEQVNQWLARRGVPLAPLNAPPYAAGLKAQVRRAEPHRLLDSLLVSALIEARSHERLALLGEYCPDPELAKFYRALVASEARHYGVYWLLADTYCDRAVVQSRLEELAVIESELLATLHPEPRVHS; encoded by the coding sequence GTGACTTATTCTACAGCAGTAAAAATTAATATTTTGCAACAGCCAACGAGTGGAGCATGGGTCGAACAGGCGATCGCGAATCTCGATGAAGTCTTACTCGACCATTCCCACTGCGAACGCAAAGCAGCAGCCACGGCACTCAATCTCATGTTTCGCTACCCTGCGCGCGAGGAACTCGTCCGACAACTGACGGCGATCGCGCGCGAGGAACTGGAACATTTCGAGCAAGTCAATCAATGGCTGGCACGACGAGGCGTACCGCTTGCACCGCTGAACGCGCCGCCCTACGCTGCCGGACTCAAAGCGCAAGTCCGCCGCGCCGAACCGCACCGATTGCTGGATTCCTTGCTTGTTTCGGCGTTAATTGAAGCGCGATCGCACGAACGCCTCGCCCTCCTCGGGGAATATTGCCCCGATCCCGAACTGGCTAAATTCTACCGCGCTCTGGTCGCCTCAGAAGCTCGACACTACGGCGTTTATTGGCTGCTTGCCGATACTTACTGCGATCGCGCCGTCGTGCAAAGTCGCCTCGAAGAACTCGCCGTTATTGAGAGCGAACTGCTTGCCACCTTACACCCAGAACCCCGCGTCCACAGTTGA
- a CDS encoding GUN4 domain-containing protein — MEQNTDPLDAVELKSEKGADYTPLRDLLKTQQSKDADKETMIVMLEIAGRRRQVWLDTESIDTFPCADCVLHPIVY, encoded by the coding sequence ATGGAACAAAACACCGATCCGTTGGATGCAGTCGAACTGAAGTCAGAAAAAGGCGCGGACTACACCCCACTGAGAGACCTGCTGAAGACGCAACAATCGAAGGACGCGGACAAAGAAACCATGATAGTGATGCTCGAAATTGCGGGACGGAGAAGGCAAGTTTGGTTAGATACTGAAAGCATCGACACATTTCCCTGCGCCGACTGCGTACTACACCCCATTGTTTATTGA